In a genomic window of Pangasianodon hypophthalmus isolate fPanHyp1 chromosome 1, fPanHyp1.pri, whole genome shotgun sequence:
- the znf574 gene encoding zinc finger protein 574, translating to MESSSVYMCFPCYREFPTLEEVLTHQLTCTAENTQPLPVGTAIEAAAISAGLPQLEAQSLYVPEVQTERKPVPSSDVPRVLYQCADCELLFDALLLWQQHRKLGCGLETGPGPGPGPGPEYVAATSVPQSISETVTHESEVAYSDQPVESEGGAKQEASVETFTTVSAELTDISAEDVPQLSLPGSSDPPEPSEESAPQLPECTEPVQEPSPQVRRRGQKKAKPPSSLLCVECGRCFSLASELVTHRKTAHNLKEAIHRCTVCGEGFLNTTLFLYHRKQHRSQTQEEEQKEVEVPQLSTALLEAPGEGLLLLATAGEGQSLMEITSLEQTLPEAVPIPQVEVELDPEIRGEDIQPSGDEPLPQAIEREQIEETEVEGIVSIEVEKMEEEEVEGRAEPTNEEVVEEKQVETETSNVDMAQTDEAASSVLSTCQNFLCSQCGCTFNGEHELAKHRSSEHGLAEALHSCTECGQEFMSTTQFLYHRREHRKNVPSASARLNATLTSLVKHPSASPTLLLRRPETLSETTLPDATLEATAKLSRDWSRTPLPHECPHCGQGFTRRSLLREHVFQHTGEKLFNCNVCNKSFPTPAGLLRHSLCHGPPRSFTCPVCTKTFSQPASLKRHMLTHEEGTERKGQGRSKGRGRPPGDTRLLTCPDCPASFKLDSQLQMHRLLHTSHPFPCTVCGQAFKRRKELDLHSLMHQDKEPVVCAQCGSQFLNQAVLDVHMQRCTGEPTQRRRYKGHGRGRVGGQLECDMCGHRCVTQDGLDLHRLSHTGQTPLRCPLTPCRKRFASSSSLAQHVVAHCRAPLSKRNTPRRFTCNFCTKEFAYASTFAVHMRTHTDERPFECTHCGKRFRQLPHLQDHERIHSGERPFVCWVCGKSFSVAARLAEHARVHSGERPFACPRCPTAFRSRPNLHKHLRLHASDPNDPTIDATADQDSAVQTILLVQEAASPTSTPAMASTSTAVPIIQEGALMPEQHGASVVFLHNNIAVPAVTMPTISVVTGQDVPHTIEFIIEETV from the exons ATGGAGAGCTCGTCAGTGTACATGTGTTTCCCATGCTACCGGGAGTTTCCCACACTAGAGGAAGTGTTGACACACCAGCTGACCTGCACCGCTGAGAACACACAACCTCTGCCTGTTGGCACTGCTATAGAGGCTGCTGCCATCTCTGCTGGTCTTCCACAg TTGGAAGCTCAGTCATTGTATGTTCCTGAGGTTCAGACTGAGAGGAAACCTGTACCCTCCTCAGATGTGCCACGCGTCCTCTACCAGTGCGCTGACTGTGAGCTCCTCTTTGATGCACTGTTGCTATGGCAGCAGCACCGAAAGCTTGGCTGCGGCCTGGAGACCGGACCTGGACCTGGACCTGGACCTGGACCTGAGTACGTGGCTGCCACTTCAGTGCCGCAGTCCATCAGCGAGACGGTCACACATGAGAGTGAAGTGGCCTATAGTGACCAGCCAGTTGAGTCAGAGGGAGGAGCCAAACAGGAAGCAAGCGTGGAGACTTTTACAACAGTGAGCGCAGAACTAACGGACATAAGTGCTGAAGATGTTCCACAGCTGAGTTTACCAGGCAGCAGTGATCCCCCTGAGCCCTCTGAGGAGTCTGCGCCTCAGCTTCCTGAGTGCACTGAGCCTGTGCAGGAACCAAGCCCGCAAGTGAGACGGAGAGGCCAGAAGAAGGCCAAGCCTCCCTCTAGCCttctgtgtgtggagtgtggCCGCTGCTTTAGCTTGGCTTCAGAGCTGGTGACTCACCGGAAGACGGCGCACAACCTGAAGGAGGCCATCCACCGGTGCACTGTGTGTGGCGAGGGCTTCCTCAACACCACACTCTTCCTCTACCATCGCAAGCAGCACCGCAGTCAAACACAGGAAGAGGAGCAGAAAGAGGTGGAGGTGCCTCAGCTCTCCACCGCCCTGCTGGAGGCTCCAGGAGAGGGTCTGCTCTTGCTCGCCACCGCCGGAGAGGGCCAGAGTCTGATGGAAATCACTAGCTTGGAGCAGACATTACCTGAGGCTGTGCCCATCCCTCAGGTGGAGGTAGAGCTCGATCCTGAGATTAGAGGCGAAGACATCCAACCAAGCGGAGATGAACCTTTGCCTCAGGCAATTGAAAGGGAACAAATAGAGGAGACAGAAGTTGAAGGGATTGTCAGCATcgaagtggagaaaatggaagaGGAGGAAGTTGAAGGCAGAGCTGAGCCCACAAATGAGGAAGTAGTTGAAGAGAAACAAGTGGAGACAGAGACTAGCAATGTGGATATGGCACAGACCGATGAGGCAGCATCTTCTGTGCTTTCCACATGCCAGAATTTCCTGTGTAGCCAATGCGGGTGCACTTTCAATGGTGAGCACGAGTTAGCAAAGCACCGCAGTAGTGAGCACGGACTAGCGGAGGCGCTGCACAGTTGCACAGAGTGCGGCCAGGAGTTCATGAGCACCACTCAGTTTCTGTACCATCGAAGAGAACATCGCAAGAATGTGCCCTCTGCTTCTGCTAGACTGAACGCCACCCTCACCTCTCTGGTCAAACACCCTTCTGCATCCCCCACCCTCCTGCTTCGACGGCCAG AAACCTTGAGTGAAACGACGCTGCCTGACGCCACGCTTGAGGCCACAGCCAAGTTGAGCCGTGATTGGTCACGCACGCCGCTCCCCCATGAGTGCCCGCATTGTGGGCAGGGCTTCACGCGGCGCAGCCTCCTGCGCGAGCATGTCTTCCAGCACACGGGCGAGAAGCTTTTCAACTGCAACGTGTGTAACAAGAGTTTCCCAACTCCCGCTGGCCTGCTGCGCCACAGCCTGTGCCACGGTCCACCACGCTCCTTCACCTGCCCCGTCTGCACCAAGACCTTCTCTCAGCCTGCCTCGCTCAAACGCCACATGCTCACCCACGAGGAGGGCACAGAGAGGAAAGGCCAGGGGCGCAGCAAAGGGCGAGGACGTCCTCCTGGAGACACCCGTCTGCTCACCTGCCCCGACTGCCCAGCCAGCTTCAAGCTGGACTCCCAACTGCAGATGCACAG GCTGCTGCACACTAGTCACCCTTTCCCATGCACTGTGTGTGGACAAGCATTTAAGCGGCGGAAAGAGCTCGACCTGCACTCTCTCATGCACCAAG ATAAGGAGCCTGTGGTGTGTGCTCAGTGTGGCTCTCAGTTCCTGAACCAGGCCGTATTAGATGTGCACATGCAGCGCTGCACAGGAGAACCCACTCAGCGGCGCCGTTATAAAGGTCATGGGCGTGGCCGAGTCGGGGGTCAGCTTGAGTGCGATATGTGCGGCCACCGTTGTGTGACACAGGATGGTCTGGATCTGCACCGGCTCTCGCACACGGGCCAGACGCCGCTACGCTGCCCTCTTACACCCTGCAGGAAACGATTCGCCTCCAGCTCGTCCCTGGCACAGCACGTGGTGGCACACTGCCGCGCGCCACTGTCCAAGAGAAACACTCCACGCCGCTTCACATGCAATTTCTGCACCAAAGAGTTTGCCTACGCCTCCACCTTCGCCGTGCACATGCGCACTCACACGGATGAGAGGCCCTTTGAG tGCACGCATTGTGGGAAGCGTTTTCGGCAGCTGCCCCACCTGCAGGATCACGAACGTATCCATAGTGGTGAGCGGCCGTTTGTGTGTTGGGTCTGTGGGAAGAGTTTCAGCGTGGCAGCGCGGTTAGCCGAGCATGCCCGCGTGCACAGCGGTGAGCGCCCATTCGCTTGCCCCCGTTGCCCCACCGCCTTCCGCTCACGCCCCAATCTCCACAAACACCTCCGCCTGCACGCCAGTGACCCCAATGACCCCACCATTGACGCCACTGCAGACCAAGACTCGGCTGTACAGACCATCCTGCTGGTGCAGGAAGCCGCCTCACCCACATCCACACCGGCCATGGCGTCTACCTCCACCGCCGTCCCAATCATCCAGGAGGGCGCACTCATGCCCGAGCAGCACGGTGCCTCTGTGGTGTTCCTCCATAACAACATTGCAGTGCCTGCAGTTACCATGCCCACTATATCAGTAGTGACCGGCCAAGACGTCCCGCACACCATCGAGTTCATTATAGAGGAGactgtgtag